The sequence GGAGGAGAGGGCGCCGCCGCCGATGGCCAGGGCGAGGATGGCCGATGCCGCGGCAAAGAGCAGGAAGAGCAGGAACCCGCTGTACGCGAGCTTCCACGGCAGGGTGAGGGGCTTCTTGGCCTCCTCCGGCGCGTTCTCGAGCTCGGGCTCCACGACCATGCGGTCGATGTACACGGTCACCGGGAACGTGAGGACCGCCGTCCCGCCGAGCGCGACGTACAGGAAGAGCATGGAGAGCGGCTCTTGCGTCATCCCGAGCTGATACGCGTTGACGCCGTAGTAGATGCTCAGGGCGCCCGTCATCCCGGCGAGGAATCCGACGTACTGCGTGCGGAGTCGCAGGAGCACGGAGACCGCAAAGGCGATCAGGATGACGCCCAGGAGGGAGTACGGGTCGTAAAACAGGATGTTGAAGGCTCCCGGGAGCGGCCAGGTGACCTCGCCCCAGATCCCGATCGCGAACACGATGGCGCCGATGCCTGCGAGCGGCACGACCGCACCGCGAAGGTGTTCGTACGCGCGGTGGTGGCCGTGGCGGGAGTACGCCATGTACCCTACGACGCCGGAATAGAACAGGAGCCCGGCCACGAAGGCCAGCGTGAACAGCTGCAGGGCGAGCGGATCGACGAACGCCATACCTCGCCTCCTGGACCGGCCTCCTCGGGATTCCGGTGCACCGAAAACCGTCTCCGGGTATATGGAAGCGCGCCCGAACCCACGACAGCGGTAGAAGAGGGAGGGGCGCGAAGCGGGATCGGCACAGCGAGGGCCTCGCCGGAGACTCTCACCCCCGTCGTGCTCTCGTGACAAGCGGCGAGAAACCATATTGCTCCCGAACCTCCTTTCCCGGGTCATGCCTCGATTTCCGAGCCAGGCCTGGGTCGACAGTTACGTGGCGAAGCTGGATGCGAGCGTGGCGTACCGGGATGCGGGCAAGACCTGGGAGGGGGACATCCTCTTCGTCGTCCAGAAGGACGAGGGGCTGGCCAAGGACTGCTACATGTACCTCGACCTGTTCCATGGCCAATGC is a genomic window of Thermoplasmata archaeon containing:
- a CDS encoding DUF981 family protein, whose translation is MAFVDPLALQLFTLAFVAGLLFYSGVVGYMAYSRHGHHRAYEHLRGAVVPLAGIGAIVFAIGIWGEVTWPLPGAFNILFYDPYSLLGVILIAFAVSVLLRLRTQYVGFLAGMTGALSIYYGVNAYQLGMTQEPLSMLFLYVALGGTAVLTFPVTVYIDRMVVEPELENAPEEAKKPLTLPWKLAYSGFLLFLLFAAASAILALAIGGGALSSHLASPP